The following are encoded together in the Kribbella voronezhensis genome:
- a CDS encoding DEAD/DEAH box helicase: MSQHHQDQFVPADGNEAADRAKKPRHKKFQTQSYGERMAAELDAPTTPGTDRSSARVEKPAQVERRGGPSQYSDRGSRGPDRRDNDRRDDRRGSDRPVRGYRAAEQSRSERPAYENRTSERPAYENRNARAETTSYPKSSYQKSSYDKPSFAKTDKGAYRNERTDRDSRGFDRPERTSYPRSADRPERTSYPRSNDRPERTSYPRSSDLSERTSYPRSNERSGNERSSYQRNDRGSDRGYQRDPDRDYERVRPQQVEMPVDLGEVAEGNGFAALGLAPRLVQRLARDGITAPFPIQEATIPDALAGKDVLGRGQTGSGKTLGFGLPALMRLAGGHTESRRPRGMVLVPTRELAMQVHDALEPLAHVMGVSIKLIAGGLPYPKQIESLRRGVDLLIATPGRLIDLCEQGAADLGAVEIAVLDEADHMCDMGFMPAVTTLLDMTPPSGQRLLFSATLDNDVDKIVKTYLKDPVTHSTESGQASVSTMEHHLLVIEPAHKQSLTAELASRDGRTIVFVRTKLGADRVATQLRDRGVMAAALHGGLTQGARNRTLDQFKDGSVPVLVATDVAARGIHVDDVGLVVQADPAADHKDYLHRAGRTARAGGKGAVVTLVLPHQRRGMMRLAESAGVVTEPVRVRPGDENVAELTGGTKPSGYPVKLPAPKPQRGSGGFNKGGKRFGGGGSRPGRGYEGRGNSGGGYRGGRSERTGNGRTFEPR, from the coding sequence GTGTCCCAGCACCACCAGGACCAGTTTGTGCCCGCCGACGGCAACGAGGCCGCTGACCGGGCGAAGAAGCCGCGGCACAAGAAGTTCCAGACCCAGTCGTACGGCGAGCGGATGGCCGCCGAGTTGGACGCACCCACCACCCCCGGGACGGACCGTAGTTCCGCCCGGGTGGAGAAGCCTGCCCAGGTCGAGCGCCGGGGCGGACCGAGCCAGTACTCCGACCGTGGCAGCCGCGGCCCCGATCGCCGTGACAACGACCGGCGCGACGACCGCCGGGGCAGCGACCGCCCCGTGCGTGGCTACCGTGCCGCCGAGCAGTCGCGCAGCGAGCGTCCGGCGTACGAGAACCGGACCAGCGAGCGTCCGGCGTACGAGAACCGGAATGCCCGCGCCGAGACCACGTCGTACCCGAAGAGCTCGTACCAGAAGAGCTCGTACGACAAGCCTTCGTTCGCGAAGACCGACAAGGGTGCCTACCGCAACGAGCGGACGGACCGCGACAGCCGCGGCTTCGACCGCCCGGAGCGCACCAGCTACCCGCGCAGTGCGGACCGTCCCGAGCGGACGAGCTACCCGCGGAGCAACGACCGCCCGGAGCGGACGAGCTACCCGCGCAGCAGCGATCTCTCCGAGCGCACCAGCTACCCGCGCAGCAACGAGCGGAGCGGGAACGAGCGGAGCAGCTACCAGCGCAACGACCGCGGCAGCGACCGTGGTTACCAGCGTGACCCGGACCGTGACTACGAGCGCGTTCGCCCGCAGCAGGTCGAGATGCCGGTCGACCTCGGTGAGGTGGCCGAGGGCAACGGTTTCGCCGCCCTCGGACTCGCGCCGCGCCTGGTCCAGCGACTGGCTCGTGACGGCATCACCGCGCCGTTCCCGATCCAGGAAGCGACCATCCCGGACGCGCTGGCCGGCAAGGACGTGCTCGGTCGTGGTCAGACCGGTTCCGGCAAGACCCTCGGGTTCGGCCTGCCGGCGCTGATGCGGCTGGCCGGTGGCCACACCGAGTCGCGCCGTCCGCGCGGCATGGTGCTGGTGCCGACCCGCGAGCTGGCGATGCAGGTGCACGACGCGCTCGAGCCGCTCGCGCACGTGATGGGCGTCTCGATCAAGCTGATCGCGGGCGGCCTGCCCTACCCGAAGCAGATCGAGTCGCTCCGTCGGGGTGTCGACCTGCTGATCGCGACGCCCGGCCGGTTGATCGACCTGTGTGAGCAGGGCGCTGCCGACCTCGGTGCCGTCGAGATCGCGGTACTGGACGAGGCCGACCACATGTGCGACATGGGCTTCATGCCGGCCGTCACCACGCTGCTCGACATGACCCCGCCGAGCGGTCAGCGGCTGTTGTTCTCGGCAACGCTGGACAACGACGTCGACAAGATCGTGAAGACCTACCTGAAGGACCCGGTCACGCACTCGACCGAGTCCGGTCAGGCGTCGGTCAGCACGATGGAGCACCACCTGCTCGTCATCGAGCCGGCTCACAAGCAGTCGCTGACGGCCGAGCTGGCCAGCCGCGACGGCCGGACCATCGTGTTCGTCCGCACCAAGCTGGGCGCCGACCGCGTCGCCACCCAGTTGCGCGACCGCGGTGTGATGGCGGCGGCGCTGCACGGCGGCCTGACCCAGGGCGCCCGCAACCGCACGCTGGACCAGTTCAAGGACGGTTCCGTCCCGGTCCTGGTCGCCACGGACGTTGCGGCTCGCGGCATCCACGTCGACGACGTCGGCCTCGTAGTACAGGCTGACCCGGCGGCGGACCACAAGGACTACCTGCACCGCGCGGGCCGTACGGCGCGCGCCGGCGGCAAGGGTGCCGTCGTCACGCTCGTCCTGCCGCACCAGCGGCGCGGCATGATGCGCCTGGCCGAGTCGGCCGGTGTCGTCACCGAGCCGGTCCGGGTTCGCCCGGGCGACGAGAACGTCGCCGAGCTGACCGGTGGCACCAAGCCGTCCGGTTACCCGGTCAAGCTGCCGGCCCCGAAGCCGCAGCGTGGCAGCGGTGGCTTCAACAAGGGTGGCAAGCGGTTCGGTGGCGGCGGAAGCCGTCCGGGCCGTGGCTACGAGGGCCGTGGCAACAGCGGCGGCGGCTACCGCGGCGGCCGTTCGGAGCGCACCGGCAACGGCAGGACCTTCGAGCCCCGCTGA
- the soxR gene encoding redox-sensitive transcriptional activator SoxR, giving the protein MAEDTILSKDHWLSIGEIAGRSGVAASALRFYEEQGLIASRRTSGNQRQYQRSTLRRIAFIQAAQRVGLALAEIKSALDSLPDDRTPTRADWSKLSKSWRTRLDERIAELERLRDDLDGCIGCGCLSLQRCNLYNKADRLAERGPGARILNVGIPGEL; this is encoded by the coding sequence ATGGCCGAGGACACCATTCTGAGCAAGGACCACTGGCTGTCGATCGGCGAGATCGCCGGCCGGTCCGGCGTCGCCGCGTCGGCCTTGCGCTTCTACGAGGAGCAGGGGCTGATCGCGTCCCGGCGTACCTCCGGCAACCAGCGGCAGTACCAGCGCAGTACGCTCCGGCGGATCGCCTTCATCCAGGCCGCGCAGCGCGTCGGTCTCGCGCTGGCCGAGATCAAGTCCGCCCTGGACTCACTCCCCGACGACCGTACGCCGACCCGCGCCGACTGGAGCAAGCTCTCCAAGTCCTGGCGCACCCGGCTCGACGAGCGGATCGCCGAACTCGAGCGCCTGCGCGACGACCTCGACGGCTGCATCGGCTGCGGCTGCCTCAGCCTGCAGCGCTGCAACCTGTACAACAAGGCCGACCGGCTGGCCGAACGCGGTCCGGGCGCCCGGATTCTGAACGTCGGCATACCCGGCGAGCTATGA
- the snpA gene encoding snapalysin → MSHRRILTSLAGLAAAALAVPGIAAASPAPSIPSSAPSHVSTYTGSPQDEAATKAFYDAVMKSARAKQAKAGNKLAAVTVTYAVDAPSFASQISSSTSIWNSSVSNVRLVEGSNYDFYYTEGNDSRGSYASTDGHGSGYIFLDYAQAQQYDPVRITAHETGHVLGLPDHYSGPCSELMSGGGPGPSCTNPYPDATERSKVNSLWANGFAGFTTKAAFHTSR, encoded by the coding sequence ATGTCGCATCGCCGTATCCTGACGTCCCTCGCCGGGCTCGCCGCCGCAGCCCTGGCAGTCCCCGGCATCGCCGCCGCCTCCCCGGCGCCGAGCATCCCGAGTTCAGCCCCGAGCCACGTGTCGACGTACACAGGTTCACCGCAGGACGAAGCCGCCACCAAGGCGTTCTACGACGCGGTCATGAAGTCCGCGCGCGCCAAGCAGGCCAAGGCCGGCAACAAGCTCGCCGCCGTCACCGTCACCTACGCGGTCGACGCCCCGAGCTTCGCGTCCCAGATCTCTTCCAGTACGTCGATCTGGAACTCCTCGGTCAGCAACGTCCGCCTCGTCGAAGGCAGCAACTACGACTTCTACTACACCGAGGGCAACGACTCCCGCGGTTCGTACGCCTCCACCGACGGCCACGGCAGCGGCTACATCTTCCTCGACTACGCCCAGGCCCAGCAGTACGACCCGGTCCGCATCACCGCCCACGAAACCGGCCACGTCCTCGGCCTCCCCGACCACTACTCCGGTCCCTGCAGCGAACTGATGTCCGGCGGCGGCCCCGGCCCGTCCTGCACCAACCCGTACCCCGACGCGACCGAGCGCTCCAAGGTCAACTCCCTCTGGGCCAACGGCTTCGCCGGCTTCACCACCAAGGCCGCCTTCCACACCTCGAGATAA
- a CDS encoding LacI family DNA-binding transcriptional regulator yields MSSRARLADIAAKAGVSEATVSRVLNGKPGVAEETKQSVLTALDVLGFERPTRLRRRSAGLIGLVMPELINPIFPAFAQVIESALSQRGFTPVLCTQSPSGATEEEYVELLLERGVSGIIFVSGLHADTGADHARYQSLVDRRLPVVFVNGWLPGVEAPFISSDEYAAMELAVTHLVSLGHRRIGFASGPERFIVVQRKLAGYRTAMKAQLGLSDDEVSSMVELSMFGVEGGAAAAQRLLDLGVSAVVCGSDMMALGVIRAARQRGLSVPGDISVVGYDDAPMMEFTDPPMTTVRQPVHAMGLAAVQSLLEEVRGHATPHTEFLFRPELVVRGTTGPRNA; encoded by the coding sequence GTGAGCAGTAGAGCGCGGCTGGCGGACATCGCGGCCAAGGCGGGGGTCAGCGAGGCGACGGTCTCTCGGGTACTGAACGGCAAGCCCGGTGTCGCGGAGGAAACCAAACAGTCGGTGCTGACCGCGCTCGACGTGCTCGGCTTCGAGCGTCCGACCCGGCTCAGACGCCGCTCGGCCGGCCTGATCGGCCTGGTGATGCCGGAGCTGATCAACCCGATCTTCCCGGCCTTCGCCCAGGTGATCGAGTCGGCCCTGTCCCAGCGCGGCTTCACGCCGGTGCTCTGCACCCAGTCGCCCTCCGGCGCGACCGAGGAGGAGTACGTCGAGCTGCTGCTCGAGCGCGGCGTCTCGGGGATCATCTTCGTCTCGGGTCTGCATGCCGACACCGGCGCCGACCACGCGCGGTACCAGTCCTTGGTGGACCGCCGCCTGCCAGTGGTGTTCGTGAACGGCTGGCTGCCCGGCGTCGAGGCGCCCTTCATCTCCTCCGACGAGTACGCCGCCATGGAACTGGCCGTCACCCACCTGGTCTCACTCGGCCACCGCCGGATCGGGTTCGCGTCCGGACCGGAACGCTTCATCGTCGTCCAGCGCAAACTGGCCGGCTACCGCACCGCGATGAAAGCCCAGCTCGGCCTGTCGGACGACGAGGTCTCCTCGATGGTCGAACTCAGCATGTTCGGCGTCGAAGGCGGCGCGGCCGCGGCCCAGCGCCTCCTCGACCTCGGCGTCAGCGCGGTCGTCTGCGGCTCGGACATGATGGCGCTCGGCGTCATCCGGGCAGCCCGTCAACGCGGCCTCTCCGTCCCCGGCGACATCTCGGTCGTCGGCTACGACGACGCCCCGATGATGGAATTCACCGACCCCCCGATGACAACAGTCCGCCAACCCGTTCACGCGATGGGCCTGGCCGCCGTCCAGTCGCTCCTGGAGGAAGTCCGCGGGCACGCGACTCCCCACACCGAGTTCCTCTTCCGCCCGGAGCTGGTCGTCCGCGGTACTACGGGCCCGCGCAACGCCTGA
- a CDS encoding ABC transporter ATP-binding protein: protein MATVSFKSATRIYPGSEKPAVDKLNLEIEDGEFMVLVGPSGCGKSTSLRMLAGLEEVNEGSIYIGERDVTHKPPKDRDIAMVFQNYALYPHMSVADNMGFALKMQGVSKEDRAKRVQEAAKLLGLEEYLDRKPKALSGGQRQRVAMGRAIVRNPQVFLMDEPLSNLDAKLRVQTRTQIAELQQRLGVTTVYVTHDQVEAMTMGDRVAVLKDGLLQQVDTPLNLYDNPKNLFVAGFIGSPAMNLLTADLVEGGAKLGDYTVPVSRDILAKAGNDKTVSLGVRPEAFKVSDNGLPVKVAVIEELGADAFLYGTAEHDGNHQQIVAKIGARMAVEKGSIIHLEAQPDKLHLFSTSTEERLTA, encoded by the coding sequence ATGGCTACTGTCTCGTTCAAGTCCGCGACCCGGATCTACCCGGGTTCGGAGAAGCCCGCCGTCGACAAGCTCAACCTCGAGATCGAGGACGGCGAGTTCATGGTTCTGGTCGGCCCGTCGGGGTGTGGTAAGTCCACCTCGCTGCGGATGCTGGCCGGCCTCGAAGAGGTCAACGAGGGTTCGATCTACATCGGCGAGCGTGACGTCACGCACAAGCCGCCGAAAGACCGGGACATCGCCATGGTGTTCCAGAACTACGCGCTCTACCCGCACATGTCGGTCGCCGACAACATGGGCTTCGCGCTGAAGATGCAGGGTGTTTCCAAGGAGGACCGCGCCAAGCGGGTCCAGGAGGCCGCCAAGCTGCTCGGCCTCGAGGAGTACCTGGACCGCAAGCCGAAGGCACTGTCCGGTGGTCAGCGTCAGCGTGTCGCGATGGGCCGCGCGATCGTGCGTAACCCGCAGGTCTTCCTGATGGACGAGCCGCTGTCGAACCTCGACGCCAAGCTCCGCGTCCAGACCCGTACCCAGATCGCCGAGCTGCAGCAGCGCCTCGGCGTCACCACCGTCTACGTCACCCACGACCAGGTCGAGGCCATGACGATGGGCGACCGGGTCGCGGTGCTGAAGGACGGTCTGCTCCAGCAGGTCGACACCCCGCTGAACCTGTACGACAACCCGAAGAACCTGTTCGTGGCCGGCTTCATCGGCTCGCCCGCGATGAACCTGCTGACCGCGGACCTGGTCGAGGGTGGCGCCAAGCTCGGCGACTACACCGTCCCGGTCTCGCGCGACATCTTGGCCAAGGCCGGCAACGACAAGACCGTGTCGCTGGGTGTCCGTCCGGAGGCCTTCAAGGTCTCCGACAACGGCCTGCCGGTGAAGGTCGCCGTGATCGAGGAGCTCGGCGCTGACGCGTTCCTCTACGGCACCGCCGAGCACGACGGCAACCACCAGCAGATCGTCGCCAAGATCGGCGCCCGGATGGCCGTCGAGAAGGGCTCGATCATCCACCTGGAGGCGCAGCCGGACAAGCTGCACCTGTTCTCGACGTCGACCGAGGAGCGCCTCACGGCCTGA
- a CDS encoding ABC transporter permease subunit — protein MIRLTGVELRRLVSRRLVVVGVAALLLITGVMLIATWQNSKPLSAAEQRNAQVNFEQAQKDWQVHGEEYKKQCLQDYQSQPDPKPKLEEFCQVNPPTIDQYGKPKAKFTEVMPDLLLGSSYLLAFGAFLIGASFVGAEFSSGSISNWLTFEPRRLRVYGSKLVAAATGMLPVAVVLLAILLAGTYLIVGALGTTAGTTGKVWGDLTGTAGRAVLMAAVAGALGGILALLLRHTAAAVGVAMGYLVLVEGVFGGFLTKAQPWLVRLNFDAWIKHDTTYLVDNCRSTADGGYLCDSIEKTLSFEHGAWYLGIVVVVLIALGAGVFHRRDIN, from the coding sequence ATGATCCGGCTCACCGGAGTCGAACTGCGCCGGCTGGTCTCCCGCCGGCTGGTCGTGGTCGGGGTCGCCGCGCTGCTGCTGATCACTGGGGTGATGCTGATCGCCACCTGGCAGAACTCGAAACCGCTGTCCGCGGCGGAGCAGCGCAACGCCCAGGTCAACTTCGAGCAGGCCCAGAAGGACTGGCAGGTGCACGGCGAGGAGTACAAGAAGCAGTGCCTGCAGGACTACCAGTCGCAGCCCGATCCGAAGCCGAAGCTGGAGGAGTTCTGCCAGGTCAATCCGCCGACGATCGACCAGTACGGCAAGCCGAAGGCGAAGTTCACCGAGGTGATGCCGGACCTGCTGCTCGGATCGTCGTACCTGCTGGCGTTCGGGGCGTTCCTGATCGGGGCGAGCTTCGTCGGCGCCGAGTTCAGTAGTGGGTCGATCAGCAACTGGCTCACCTTCGAGCCGCGCCGGCTCCGGGTCTACGGGAGCAAGTTGGTGGCGGCCGCCACCGGGATGCTTCCGGTCGCGGTGGTGCTGCTCGCGATCCTGCTGGCCGGCACCTACCTGATCGTCGGCGCACTGGGCACCACCGCCGGTACGACGGGCAAGGTCTGGGGTGATCTCACCGGCACCGCCGGGCGAGCGGTCCTGATGGCAGCTGTGGCCGGTGCTCTCGGTGGCATTTTGGCGCTGCTCCTGCGGCATACCGCTGCGGCAGTCGGAGTCGCGATGGGCTATCTCGTGCTGGTCGAAGGCGTCTTCGGCGGCTTCCTGACCAAGGCGCAGCCGTGGCTGGTGCGGCTGAACTTCGACGCCTGGATCAAGCACGACACGACGTACCTCGTTGACAACTGCAGATCGACCGCCGACGGCGGTTACCTCTGCGACTCGATCGAGAAGACGCTGAGCTTCGAGCACGGCGCCTGGTACCTCGGCATCGTCGTCGTGGTGCTGATCGCGCTCGGGGCCGGCGTCTTCCACCGGCGCGACATCAACTGA
- a CDS encoding ATP-binding cassette domain-containing protein yields the protein MPELAVSTRGLRKTYRTRRGRKVVAVQGLDLDVPIGGVHGFLGPNGSGKTTSIRMLLGLIRADAGTMAVFDQEVPRHLPDVVGRVGAIVESPKFFPAFTGRKNLELLADAIGVPRRRVGEVLDETSLGERGKDRFKSYSLGMKQRLAIAATLLKEPDLLIFDEPTNGLDPAGIREIRETMRGLGEQGRTVLVSSHILAEVEQVADTVSIIGHGRLLASGTVAEVIGSSTAGTVKVAVDNHESATRILTAAGLTVRADGNYLLVDGAENSADVTRRLAQQELYVSELMPVRADLESVFLELTADEGLGGTR from the coding sequence ATGCCGGAGTTGGCGGTCAGTACCAGGGGGTTGCGGAAGACGTACCGCACTCGGCGGGGGCGGAAGGTCGTCGCCGTTCAGGGGCTCGATCTCGACGTGCCGATCGGGGGAGTGCACGGTTTTCTCGGGCCGAACGGGTCCGGGAAGACGACCTCGATCCGGATGCTGCTCGGGCTGATCCGGGCGGACGCGGGCACGATGGCGGTGTTCGACCAGGAGGTCCCCCGGCACCTGCCGGACGTGGTCGGCCGGGTCGGTGCGATCGTCGAGTCGCCCAAGTTCTTCCCGGCCTTCACCGGCCGCAAGAATCTTGAGCTACTCGCCGACGCGATCGGCGTACCGCGCCGGAGGGTCGGCGAAGTACTGGACGAGACCTCGCTGGGGGAGCGCGGCAAGGACCGGTTCAAGAGCTATTCGCTCGGGATGAAGCAGCGGCTGGCGATCGCGGCGACGCTGCTCAAGGAACCGGACCTGCTGATCTTCGACGAGCCGACGAACGGCCTCGACCCGGCCGGGATCCGGGAGATCCGCGAGACCATGCGCGGGCTGGGCGAACAGGGCCGGACCGTACTGGTCAGCAGCCACATCCTCGCCGAGGTCGAACAGGTCGCCGACACCGTCTCGATCATCGGCCACGGCCGGTTGCTCGCTTCCGGCACGGTCGCCGAGGTGATCGGCAGCAGTACGGCGGGCACCGTGAAGGTTGCCGTTGACAACCATGAGTCGGCGACCCGGATCCTGACCGCGGCCGGCCTGACAGTCCGGGCCGATGGCAACTATCTGCTGGTGGACGGCGCCGAGAACTCCGCGGACGTCACCAGAAGACTGGCCCAGCAGGAGTTGTACGTCTCCGAGCTGATGCCGGTCCGCGCCGACCTGGAATCGGTGTTCCTCGAGCTCACCGCCGACGAAGGCCTGGGAGGCACCCGATGA
- a CDS encoding metal-sensitive transcriptional regulator gives MSTEPDQVETTGHVHGYTSEKSSHLKRLRRIEGQVRGLQRMVEEDKYCIDILTQVSAATKALQSFSLELLDEHLSHCVVEAAQKGGAEAEEKVREASDAIARLVRS, from the coding sequence ATGAGCACCGAACCGGACCAAGTCGAAACCACTGGACACGTGCACGGGTACACCTCGGAGAAGTCGAGCCATTTGAAGCGGCTGCGGCGGATCGAGGGACAGGTTCGCGGGCTGCAGCGGATGGTCGAGGAAGACAAGTACTGCATCGACATCCTCACCCAGGTCTCGGCGGCGACGAAGGCGCTCCAGTCGTTCTCGCTGGAGCTGCTCGACGAGCACCTCTCACACTGCGTGGTCGAGGCGGCCCAGAAGGGCGGCGCCGAGGCGGAGGAGAAGGTCCGCGAAGCCTCCGACGCCATCGCCCGTCTCGTCCGTAGCTGA
- a CDS encoding heavy-metal-associated domain-containing protein, translating into MTTTTYSVNGMTCGHCTAAVTEEISKLTGVQEVSIDLNAGGTSAVHVTSESALDDAAVREAVDEAGYELVAS; encoded by the coding sequence ATGACCACCACGACGTACTCGGTGAACGGCATGACCTGCGGGCACTGCACCGCGGCGGTGACCGAGGAAATCAGCAAGCTGACCGGGGTCCAGGAGGTCAGCATCGACCTCAACGCCGGCGGCACCTCCGCCGTGCACGTCACGAGCGAGTCCGCCCTCGACGACGCCGCGGTCCGCGAGGCCGTCGACGAGGCCGGATACGAACTGGTCGCGTCATGA